ACAAACGTTTATTTCGATTATCACGCTTATTTCCGTTGCTGGGGTAACTCTTGGCGTGATGGCGTTAATCATCGTTATTGCGGTAATGAACGGATTCGACCGTGATTTACGGACTAAAATTCTCGGCACGAAATCGCATATCGTCATTATGTCCGCTGATGAAACCGAATTACCGCAATATCGAGAGGTGCTCGCGCAGGTTAGAAAAGAACCTGGAGTGGTTTCTGCGGCACCGTTTATCAGTATCCAGGGGATGCTCCAGTCAGATATAACTATGCAAGGGGTTGTGTTGATGGGGATTGACCCGAAATATGAAGCGCAAGTAACTGATATCGGTAAAAATATTATCCAAGGGCAATTACCGCGGTTAGGAACCAATGATATTGTTATCGGGAAGGAATTAGCGTTCCATTTGGGGGTAGGGCTGGGGAGTCAGGTAATCGTTTTTTCGAAAGTAGTTCAGACCGCATTGGGGTTGGTTCCGAGAACTAGCATCTGTAAAGTATGTGGTATATTCGATTCCGGAATGTATGAATATGATTCCGGATTAGCGTATATTCCGCTGGATTTAGCCCAAAAGTTTTTCGATATGGCACCAGATAAAGTTACCGGAATAGAAGTTAAAGTGAACGATATCTATCAAGCGAAAAATATCGCTACGCGAATGACCCGAAATTTAAGCAACCGATATCTAATCCGGAGTTGGGATGTGATGAATCGCGAACTTTTCTCCGCGTTAAAACTCGAAAAAACGGTTATGTTTATTATTCTTTCGCTAATTGTGGTTG
This portion of the bacterium genome encodes:
- a CDS encoding lipoprotein-releasing ABC transporter permease subunit, with protein sequence MRYEWFISLRYLKAKRKQTFISIITLISVAGVTLGVMALIIVIAVMNGFDRDLRTKILGTKSHIVIMSADETELPQYREVLAQVRKEPGVVSAAPFISIQGMLQSDITMQGVVLMGIDPKYEAQVTDIGKNIIQGQLPRLGTNDIVIGKELAFHLGVGLGSQVIVFSKVVQTALGLVPRTSICKVCGIFDSGMYEYDSGLAYIPLDLAQKFFDMAPDKVTGIEVKVNDIYQAKNIATRMTRNLSNRYLIRSWDVMNRELFSALKLEKTVMFIILSLIVVVAAFNIISTLIMVVMEKNKDIAILKTMGATQRSISFIFLLEGLVIGIIGTILGALGGITTCLALDKYKFISLPQDIYYISTLPVEIEPATVILIMVSAIMICLVAAVYPAWQAGRLDPIEAIRYE